A window of the Cystobacter fuscus genome harbors these coding sequences:
- a CDS encoding undecaprenyl-phosphate glucose phosphotransferase, with translation MFSRFQRFYTSIKVAADVVMLTGAFALAYATRFEGPIPVMYGLPAWEETLLSLATVLLVFPFTYQQARLYVTNRARTHIGEVFEVFKATVMATLIVVALTYFTRERYSRLMLAFFSGYAFVGVSAVRLALRAVLSEVRRRGYNLKSVLVIGTGELGQRVIDTVEGHKELGFRVTGVLTLGDERPGARVRDIPVVGHVKDVDAVLDAHPVDQVVIAVPLEQQAAVKPLMEQLALRTVDVKVVPDLYQYVTLYGGLEEFGGLPIISLQGDPMTGWNMVAKRVFDILFALVALVVSAPVMGLVAIAVKLTSRGPLLYAQERMGMDGRTFHILKFRTMRTDAEASGALMASKDDPRRTPIGTFLRKYSLDELPQFFNVLTGDMSLVGPRPERPVFIEEFKRQIPRYHLRHKVKAGITGWAQINGLRGQTSIQKRIEYDLYYIENWSLLMDLKILVRTALGGFLSKNAY, from the coding sequence GTGTTCAGCCGGTTCCAGCGCTTCTACACGTCCATCAAGGTGGCCGCGGATGTGGTGATGCTGACGGGCGCGTTCGCGCTCGCGTACGCCACGCGTTTCGAGGGGCCGATTCCGGTGATGTACGGACTGCCGGCCTGGGAGGAGACGCTGCTGTCGTTGGCGACGGTGCTCCTGGTCTTCCCCTTCACCTACCAGCAGGCGCGGCTGTACGTGACCAACCGGGCGCGCACGCACATCGGCGAGGTGTTCGAGGTCTTCAAGGCCACCGTCATGGCCACGCTCATCGTGGTGGCGCTGACGTACTTCACGCGCGAGCGCTACTCGCGTCTCATGCTGGCGTTCTTCTCGGGCTATGCGTTCGTGGGGGTGTCCGCGGTGCGGCTGGCGCTGCGCGCGGTGCTCAGTGAGGTGCGCCGACGCGGCTACAACCTCAAGTCCGTGCTCGTCATCGGCACGGGGGAGCTGGGCCAGCGCGTCATCGACACGGTGGAGGGCCACAAGGAGCTGGGCTTCCGGGTGACGGGGGTGCTCACGCTGGGCGACGAGCGCCCGGGTGCGCGGGTGCGGGACATCCCCGTGGTGGGCCACGTGAAGGACGTGGACGCGGTGCTGGACGCGCATCCGGTGGATCAGGTCGTCATCGCGGTGCCGCTCGAGCAGCAGGCCGCCGTCAAGCCGCTCATGGAGCAGCTCGCGCTGCGCACGGTGGACGTGAAGGTGGTGCCGGACCTCTACCAGTACGTCACCCTGTACGGCGGCCTGGAGGAGTTTGGGGGTCTGCCCATCATCAGCCTCCAGGGCGATCCGATGACGGGCTGGAACATGGTGGCCAAGCGCGTCTTCGACATCCTCTTCGCCCTGGTGGCGCTCGTGGTGAGCGCGCCGGTGATGGGGCTGGTGGCGATCGCGGTGAAGCTCACCAGCCGGGGGCCGCTGCTCTACGCCCAGGAGCGCATGGGCATGGATGGGCGCACGTTCCACATCCTCAAGTTCCGCACCATGCGCACGGATGCCGAGGCGTCCGGCGCCCTCATGGCGAGCAAGGACGACCCGCGGCGCACGCCCATCGGCACGTTCCTGCGCAAGTACTCGCTGGATGAGCTGCCCCAGTTCTTCAACGTACTCACCGGTGACATGAGCCTCGTCGGCCCCCGCCCCGAGCGGCCCGTCTTCATCGAGGAGTTCAAGCGGCAGATTCCCCGCTACCACCTGCGCCACAAGGTGAAGGCGGGCATCACCGGCTGGGCGCAGATCAACGGCCTGCGCGGGCAGACCTCCATCCAGAAGCGGATCGAGTACGACCTGTACTACATCGAGAACTGGTCCCTGCTGATGGACCTGAAGATCCTGGTGCGCACCGCCCTGGGGGGCTTCCTGTCCAAAAATGCCTATTAG